One Salvelinus namaycush isolate Seneca chromosome 4, SaNama_1.0, whole genome shotgun sequence genomic window carries:
- the LOC120045377 gene encoding testis-expressed protein 47: protein MLHVIESSSEVLVSLLQDLRDMQERPHCVLIEAPRVLVMSHDLPSRLFQQWSYKVLNVQARVGGMLSRDGPEEEEEDTDTLVSTALSMLLKLGNHLLKATKGSKMPPGSVLDEVPEMIVPQDILVQLLSRGDLLSPQQYLQAYHTPLHILMDSGLCM from the exons ATGCTTCATGTCATTGAG TCCTCCAGCGAGGTTCTTGTGTCTCTGCTGCAGGATCTGAGGGACATGCAGGAACGGCCACACTG TGTCCTGATCGAGGCGCCCAGGGTCCTGGTGATGTCACATGACCTTCCCAGCAGGTTGTTCCAGCAGTGGAGCTACAAGGTGCTGAATGTGCAGGCCAGGGTGGGTGGGATGCTGAGTAGAGACgggccagaggaggaggaggaggacacagacacactggtcaGCACCGCCCTGTCTATGCTGCTCAAGCTGGGGAATCACCTCCTCAAAGCCACCAAG GGGTCAAAGATGCCCCCGGGCTCTGTTCTGGATGAAGTACCAGAGATGATAGTCCCCCAGGATATCCTGGTTCAGCTCCTGTCCAGAGGAGACCTTCTGAGCCCCCAGCAGTACCTGCAGGCCTACCACACCCCTCTCCACATCCTCATGGACTCTG GTCTCTGCATGTAG